The Chitinophaga pinensis DSM 2588 region TCCTGAGAATTTTACCGGTGAAAAAGGAAAAGGCGGGATGGCTGTTCCGCAGAAAGATGCAGCGCCCAATACGGCTAATGCCACGGGGCCGGCACGTGAGCTGGGACAGGGATGGAAGGTGAATCCTTTTGTGATCATCAAACCAGGGCAGACCTTTACGATGGCTGAAATAACAGGTCCGGGTGCTATTCAGCATATCTGGATGACACCTACAGGAGTATGGCGGTATTCTATTCTGCGCGTGTACTGGGATGATGAAAAGGAGCCTTCTGTAGAATGTCCGGTAGGTGATTTTTTTGGAATGGCCTGGAATGAATATGCACCATTGAATTCAATGGCGATCACTGTCAATCCAGGAAGTGCTTTTAATAGCTACTGGATGATGCCTTTCCGGAAGAAGTGCCGTATTACGATGGAAAACATCAATACAGAGCAGATGACGTTGTATTACCAGGTGGACTATACCCTGACGGATGTACCTGACGATGCGGCTTATTTCCATGCGCAATTCCGTCGTACCAATCCGGATACCACATCCGATTATGTGCTGGTGGATAATATCAAGGGGAAGGGACAGTATGTGGGTACTTTTATGGCGCTGGGTGTGAATAACTCTGGCTGGTGGGGTGAAGGGGAGATTAAATTCTTTATGGACGGAGATAATAAGTTTCCTACTATCTGTGGTACAGGTACGGAAGACTATTTCTGCGGATCATACAATTTTGACCGGGGAGGAAAGTATATGGAGTTTTGTACACCGTATGCGGGTTTACATCAGGTGATACGGCCGGATGGCACTTACCGGGCGCGTCAGCGGTTTGGTATGTATCGCTGGCATATTATGGATCCTGTGCGTTTTGATAAGGATCTGAAGGTCACTATACAAGACCTCGGTTGGCGGGAAGGCGGCCGTTATCTGCAGCAGCATTCTGACATCTCATCTGTGGTGTACTGGTACCAGACGGAGCCGCATCAGCCA contains the following coding sequences:
- a CDS encoding glycoside hydrolase family 172 protein, which codes for MMKKFPLLLLVLCCCMPLFAQQFNGLDMNMGNLYRLSNAKTRSISPENFTGEKGKGGMAVPQKDAAPNTANATGPARELGQGWKVNPFVIIKPGQTFTMAEITGPGAIQHIWMTPTGVWRYSILRVYWDDEKEPSVECPVGDFFGMAWNEYAPLNSMAITVNPGSAFNSYWMMPFRKKCRITMENINTEQMTLYYQVDYTLTDVPDDAAYFHAQFRRTNPDTTSDYVLVDNIKGKGQYVGTFMALGVNNSGWWGEGEIKFFMDGDNKFPTICGTGTEDYFCGSYNFDRGGKYMEFCTPYAGLHQVIRPDGTYRARQRFGMYRWHIMDPVRFDKDLKVTIQDLGWREGGRYLQQHSDISSVVYWYQTEPHQPFPKLPVKDKLEVY